A section of the Alkalihalobacillus sp. LMS39 genome encodes:
- a CDS encoding efflux RND transporter permease subunit produces MKITGFSIRRPIFTIVGMILFLLLGVVSLLNIPLKLIPDIDPPIAAVVTSYQGASPEEVVDKVTRPLEDNLSTIPGLKNITSQSMEGVSLSLLEFSWTASIDDVETDIITRMNQTPLPSDAGNPQFLKFDPSQLPVIQFTLRSDMADTTEFQDLVHDLELELARVEGVASIDVSGNIIEEIQVKLDQEQLRDYGLSQDDVVGIIQGHNVTMPGGTVESGDLRLTTRVISLLTSVDDVKDIVVTVDMATGDEIQLRDISTVEIAPETVTTITRTNNESSVMLSMQQQADANTAMVSTAFNERLNDLLDESKYEDIEVAILFDQGDFVKEAIGNVSNALVLGGLFAMLVLFLFLRNFKSPFIIGIAIPFSIIVTFVLMYFTNFTLNIMTLGGLALGIGMLVDNSIVVIENIYRHLSMGKDSKKAALDGTKEVASAIAASTFTTISVFLPVLFITGIIGNLFREFALTVSFSLFASLVVALTVVPMIASRILKAPKEDQETKRQNSSFLKGIEKAVRWSLKRRFVVIIITFTLLVVGAVGVTQVGLEFIPASDEGFFTVDVELEHGTALEITDEVVSRVEEVLEDKSEIQDYLSVIGSSDGFSGGASGHEAQLFISMVPQTERNETTMEFAESIRRDLQRAAGDDAEVTVNLQASFGGAPNTLSFVVTDSDKNRLDEAVELLRTELEDVDDIEEVTNNREETVPEIQISVDEEAARENGFAPAQIANVVNSVTRGAFATQMVDESTDHIYEVHVSYDDEVLASMDRLGELLIRNQAGEYIELAELTEITEGDGPVAINRQNQREAVEFSLRFSSSTNLGVVSTNVMEKIDDLNLDEATEIRFTGDQELLDDTMGDLMFAFLLAIVFVYLVMAAQFESFKYPFVIMFSIPLVIIGVMIGLTATQTPLSIMAFIGLIVLAGIVVNNAIVLVDYINQKKASGVKSYDAIIEAVKDRARPILMTAITTILGLVPLALGLGEGTEMQQPLGITVIGGLISSTFLTLFFIPVVYSFFDKNTRNLNKKYITTDGQLIPAYLIEERVVEKEREEDTKEIKHEERMELNEGYKDEDTLPSTQKSDDLSKEELLFLLEKIIDKGKGKKEDNDEK; encoded by the coding sequence ATGAAAATAACAGGTTTTTCGATTCGTCGACCAATATTTACGATTGTTGGAATGATTTTATTCCTATTGCTCGGCGTTGTTTCACTATTAAACATTCCACTTAAATTAATTCCAGATATTGACCCTCCAATCGCAGCTGTCGTCACAAGTTACCAAGGTGCGAGTCCAGAAGAGGTTGTCGATAAAGTCACACGGCCACTTGAAGATAATTTGTCTACGATTCCAGGATTGAAAAATATTACTTCTCAATCGATGGAAGGTGTATCCTTATCGTTATTAGAATTTTCATGGACCGCTTCCATTGATGATGTTGAAACAGATATCATTACGAGGATGAATCAAACACCACTTCCTTCAGACGCGGGTAATCCTCAATTTTTAAAATTTGACCCATCTCAGCTCCCAGTCATTCAATTTACGTTACGTTCCGATATGGCGGATACTACGGAGTTTCAAGACCTCGTTCATGATTTAGAACTAGAACTTGCCCGAGTAGAGGGTGTAGCAAGCATTGATGTTTCTGGGAATATTATCGAAGAGATTCAAGTGAAATTGGACCAGGAACAACTTCGAGATTACGGCTTATCTCAAGATGATGTTGTAGGCATTATTCAAGGCCATAATGTAACAATGCCTGGTGGAACAGTGGAAAGTGGAGATTTACGATTAACAACAAGGGTGATCTCGCTTTTAACTAGTGTTGATGATGTGAAAGATATTGTCGTCACAGTCGATATGGCAACTGGTGATGAAATTCAATTACGTGATATTAGTACTGTTGAAATTGCACCAGAAACAGTAACGACTATTACGAGAACAAATAATGAATCATCTGTTATGTTAAGTATGCAGCAACAAGCTGATGCCAATACAGCAATGGTTTCTACTGCTTTTAATGAAAGATTAAATGATTTATTAGATGAAAGTAAATATGAAGATATTGAAGTAGCCATTCTTTTTGACCAAGGTGATTTCGTAAAAGAAGCGATTGGAAATGTGTCAAATGCTCTAGTTCTAGGTGGACTTTTTGCAATGCTTGTGTTGTTCTTATTTTTAAGAAACTTTAAAAGTCCATTCATTATTGGGATTGCGATTCCATTTTCAATCATTGTTACATTCGTATTAATGTACTTTACAAACTTCACATTAAATATTATGACACTTGGTGGATTAGCGCTTGGGATTGGGATGTTAGTCGATAACTCGATTGTTGTTATTGAAAACATTTACCGTCACTTATCCATGGGTAAGGATTCGAAAAAAGCAGCCCTAGACGGGACAAAAGAAGTGGCAAGTGCCATTGCTGCTTCAACGTTTACTACGATATCCGTCTTTTTACCTGTGTTATTTATTACAGGAATTATTGGAAATTTATTTAGAGAGTTTGCATTAACGGTCTCCTTTAGTTTATTTGCATCTCTTGTCGTTGCGTTAACTGTTGTTCCGATGATTGCTAGCCGAATCTTAAAAGCACCTAAAGAAGACCAAGAAACAAAACGCCAAAATTCTTCTTTCTTAAAAGGAATAGAGAAAGCTGTGCGTTGGTCATTAAAACGAAGATTTGTCGTGATAATTATAACATTCACCCTTCTCGTTGTTGGGGCTGTTGGTGTTACTCAAGTAGGACTAGAGTTTATTCCTGCATCAGATGAAGGATTTTTTACAGTCGATGTTGAGCTAGAACATGGAACAGCACTTGAAATCACAGATGAAGTTGTGTCAAGAGTGGAGGAAGTATTAGAAGATAAGTCAGAAATACAAGATTATTTATCTGTAATTGGGTCTAGTGACGGATTTAGTGGAGGAGCTAGTGGACATGAAGCTCAATTGTTTATTTCAATGGTTCCTCAAACGGAACGAAATGAAACAACAATGGAGTTTGCAGAATCCATTCGTCGTGACCTTCAACGCGCAGCGGGTGATGATGCAGAAGTAACGGTAAACCTCCAAGCTTCGTTCGGGGGAGCTCCTAATACATTATCCTTTGTTGTTACTGATAGTGATAAAAACCGTTTAGATGAAGCTGTTGAATTATTACGGACTGAATTAGAAGATGTCGATGATATTGAAGAAGTGACAAATAACCGTGAAGAAACGGTACCAGAGATTCAAATTTCAGTAGATGAAGAAGCAGCGAGAGAGAACGGGTTTGCACCAGCTCAAATTGCCAATGTCGTAAACAGTGTTACACGAGGCGCATTTGCCACACAAATGGTTGATGAAAGTACTGACCATATTTATGAAGTTCATGTGAGTTATGATGATGAAGTATTAGCAAGCATGGATAGGTTAGGTGAGCTATTAATTCGTAATCAAGCTGGTGAATACATTGAACTAGCTGAGTTAACAGAAATTACTGAAGGGGACGGTCCGGTAGCCATCAACCGACAAAACCAACGAGAAGCCGTTGAATTCTCACTTCGGTTTTCATCATCGACGAATTTAGGTGTCGTCTCCACGAATGTCATGGAAAAAATAGACGACTTAAATCTTGATGAAGCAACAGAAATTAGATTTACAGGGGACCAAGAACTATTAGACGATACAATGGGAGATTTAATGTTTGCCTTTTTACTCGCAATTGTATTTGTTTATCTAGTGATGGCCGCTCAGTTTGAATCGTTTAAATATCCTTTTGTCATTATGTTCTCCATTCCGCTTGTTATCATTGGAGTCATGATTGGTTTAACCGCAACTCAGACGCCACTAAGTATTATGGCCTTCATTGGGCTCATTGTACTGGCTGGTATTGTTGTTAATAATGCCATTGTGCTCGTGGATTATATCAATCAAAAGAAAGCAAGTGGTGTGAAGAGTTATGATGCGATTATTGAAGCAGTAAAAGACCGTGCACGACCAATTTTAATGACGGCGATTACGACAATTCTTGGACTTGTACCATTAGCGCTTGGGCTTGGTGAAGGAACCGAGATGCAGCAGCCGTTAGGGATTACAGTTATCGGTGGTTTAATTAGTAGTACATTCCTAACCTTGTTCTTCATCCCTGTTGTATATAGTTTCTTTGATAAAAATACGAGAAATTTAAATAAAAAATATATAACAACAGATGGACAATTAATTCCTGCTTATTTGATTGAAGAGCGTGTAGTCGAGAAAGAAAGAGAAGAGGATACAAAAGAAATCAAACATGAAGAAAGAATGGAATTAAATGAAGGGTATAAAGATGAAGATACTCTACCATCAACTCAGAAGTCAGATGACTTATCGAAAGAAGAATTGCTTTTCCTTTTAGAAAAAATTATTGATAAAGGAAAAGGAAAAAAAGAAGATAATGATGAGAAATAA
- a CDS encoding MarR family transcriptional regulator has product MGNDKIVEIYTEIEEMMLDVSRVIHREFQMGINNRLTQNQQYVLLLIAKGKASNVKDLAKELNISASAVSQILSKLEQQKIVKRSIDESSRRNIIVQLDVEGLRILQEFEQKRSIIFNKYVSKMTEADLTVFRDSFKKLKEVMIEEQERGTT; this is encoded by the coding sequence ATGGGCAATGATAAAATCGTAGAAATATATACAGAAATTGAAGAAATGATGTTAGATGTTTCTCGTGTCATACATCGTGAGTTTCAAATGGGAATCAATAATAGATTAACCCAAAATCAACAATATGTTCTGTTATTAATTGCAAAAGGTAAGGCGAGCAATGTCAAGGATTTAGCGAAAGAACTAAACATTTCTGCAAGTGCAGTAAGTCAAATCCTATCTAAGCTCGAACAACAGAAAATTGTGAAGCGCTCGATTGATGAATCCAGTCGTAGAAACATTATTGTACAGTTAGATGTTGAAGGGTTGAGAATTTTACAAGAGTTTGAGCAAAAACGGTCGATCATCTTTAATAAGTATGTATCAAAAATGACAGAAGCAGATTTAACCGTTTTTCGAGATTCATTTAAAAAACTAAAAGAAGTGATGATTGAAGAACAAGAAAGGGGTACTACATGA
- a CDS encoding DNA topoisomerase III: MKKTVVIAEKPSVGRDIARVLQCHKKGNGFLEGDKYIVTWALGHLVTLADPELYDEKYKTWKLEDLPMLPRQSKLVVIKKTGKQFQSVKTQLTRHDVGSIVIATDAGREGELVARWIIEKANVKKPIKRLWISSVTDKAIKQGFAQLKDGKAYENLYAAAVARQEADWFVGLNATRALTTKYNAQLSCGRVQTPTLAMIAEREKEIIAFTPKPYYGITAKTSNGVVLVWQDDKTKSTRVFHKETQEKKLKLMKNEKAVITDIAKTPKKKESPALYDLTELQRDANKRFGFSAKETLSIMQKLYEQHKVLTYPRTDSRYLSNDIVETIPDRLRGCGVGPYARQTNKLLTKKIQAKSSFVNDSKVSDHHAIIPTEERANLQALQEKERKVYDLVIKRFLAVLSPAFEYEQTTIEANIAGESFIAKGKKVKTLGWKEVYEGNFDEEETDDLSEQQLPQLEKGMTLAVSSLIPTEGKTKPPSRYNEASLLSAMENPGKFVDSSNRDIIKTLGQTGGIGTVATRADIIEKLFSSFLLEKKGKEIFITSKGKQLLELVPPDLKSAALTGEWEQKLELIAKGKLAKQTFIEEMKGYATSIVTEIKQSDKKFKHDNVTGSKCPECGKLLLEVNGKKGKVRVCQDRECGYRKNIAKVTNARCPQCKKKLELRGEGEGQVFVCRCGHKEKLSTFNERKQREKNTKASKRDVNQYLKKQNNSTQEEPFNPALAEALAKLNLKKD; encoded by the coding sequence ATGAAGAAAACAGTAGTTATCGCAGAAAAACCATCTGTTGGACGAGATATAGCTAGAGTTTTACAATGCCATAAGAAAGGAAATGGCTTTTTAGAAGGGGACAAGTATATTGTCACTTGGGCCCTTGGTCATTTAGTGACGTTAGCAGACCCAGAACTCTATGATGAAAAATATAAAACATGGAAGCTAGAAGATTTGCCGATGCTTCCTAGACAATCGAAACTCGTTGTCATTAAGAAGACAGGAAAACAGTTTCAAAGTGTAAAAACACAGCTAACACGGCATGATGTCGGATCTATTGTTATCGCTACAGATGCGGGCCGAGAAGGTGAGCTTGTCGCAAGATGGATCATTGAAAAAGCCAATGTAAAAAAGCCAATAAAGCGGCTATGGATTTCATCTGTGACAGATAAGGCGATTAAACAAGGATTTGCTCAATTAAAAGATGGAAAAGCATACGAAAATCTATATGCAGCAGCTGTCGCGCGACAAGAAGCAGATTGGTTTGTTGGCTTAAATGCAACGAGAGCGTTAACGACAAAATACAATGCACAATTATCTTGTGGGCGTGTACAAACACCGACACTAGCGATGATAGCGGAACGAGAAAAAGAAATTATAGCGTTTACCCCAAAACCATACTATGGCATCACTGCGAAAACTTCAAACGGTGTTGTCCTTGTATGGCAAGATGATAAAACAAAGAGTACAAGAGTGTTTCATAAAGAAACGCAAGAGAAAAAACTTAAACTCATGAAAAATGAAAAAGCGGTCATAACCGATATTGCAAAAACGCCCAAGAAAAAAGAATCTCCTGCTTTATATGATTTAACAGAGCTTCAACGTGACGCAAACAAAAGATTTGGATTTTCAGCAAAAGAGACATTATCGATTATGCAAAAATTATATGAGCAACATAAAGTGTTAACTTACCCGAGAACAGATTCAAGGTATCTTTCGAATGATATTGTTGAAACAATTCCAGACCGCCTTCGTGGTTGTGGTGTAGGTCCATATGCAAGACAAACGAATAAGTTATTAACAAAAAAGATTCAAGCAAAATCTTCTTTTGTGAATGACAGTAAAGTATCGGATCACCACGCTATTATCCCGACAGAAGAACGGGCGAATCTTCAGGCGTTACAAGAGAAAGAGCGGAAAGTCTATGATTTAGTTATCAAGCGATTTTTAGCCGTCTTATCTCCTGCCTTTGAATATGAACAAACAACGATTGAAGCAAATATAGCGGGAGAATCGTTTATCGCAAAAGGAAAAAAAGTGAAAACTTTAGGCTGGAAGGAAGTATATGAAGGTAATTTTGATGAGGAAGAAACGGACGATTTATCTGAACAACAATTACCACAATTAGAAAAAGGGATGACATTAGCGGTTTCCTCGCTAATTCCGACAGAAGGAAAAACAAAGCCACCAAGTCGTTATAATGAAGCAAGTCTTTTGTCAGCAATGGAAAACCCAGGGAAGTTTGTAGATAGTTCAAACCGAGATATTATTAAAACGTTAGGGCAAACTGGAGGAATCGGAACCGTTGCGACTCGCGCGGATATTATTGAGAAATTATTTAGTAGCTTCTTACTAGAAAAAAAGGGTAAAGAAATTTTTATTACGTCAAAAGGCAAACAGTTATTAGAGCTTGTTCCCCCTGATTTAAAATCTGCAGCCTTAACCGGTGAATGGGAACAAAAGCTTGAGCTTATTGCAAAAGGAAAATTAGCAAAACAAACCTTTATCGAAGAAATGAAAGGCTACGCGACATCAATTGTAACCGAAATTAAGCAAAGTGATAAAAAGTTCAAACATGATAATGTAACTGGAAGCAAATGTCCAGAATGTGGAAAATTACTGTTAGAGGTAAATGGAAAAAAAGGAAAAGTTCGCGTATGCCAAGACCGTGAATGTGGGTATCGAAAAAATATTGCAAAAGTAACAAACGCAAGATGTCCGCAATGTAAAAAGAAATTAGAATTACGTGGTGAAGGAGAAGGCCAAGTTTTCGTTTGCCGTTGTGGCCATAAAGAAAAATTATCGACATTTAATGAACGCAAACAGCGTGAAAAAAACACAAAGGCATCGAAACGTGATGTCAATCAGTATTTAAAGAAACAAAACAATTCAACTCAGGAAGAGCCATTTAATCCAGCATTAGCAGAGGCGTTAGCGAAATTGAATTTAAAAAAGGACTAA
- a CDS encoding methyl-accepting chemotaxis protein: MKLAVKGKLTLLFVLFFVIGVSIIISYSVYTVKKDVMLVASENLVDDLRVAKGLLDREIPGEWSIQDGALYKGTTLMNDNFLIVDDVSELTNNAVTIFQGNTRVATSVLLENGERAVGTQVSPEVEQKTLTEGVTYLGEATVVGRQLVTIYEPITDNSGERIGMLFVGQSAAPYYQMVSQFQFTVVLFAVISVAVMAVITFIVIQRGVRPLVKITEIAKEVADGNLQVEQLSVQSKDEIGVLSQSINQMIDNLKRLISEVVSTSEQTAATAEELAASSDVTGDMSSQIAKTVNELAEASSKQSNEATAILEKMNVTMEEVGNGDAMVQKTLEWAKVSSGEAESGNIAINDAIQHLDKVTHTIEFATDSIQKLSKRSEEIGGIITVISDIANQTNLLALNAAIEAARAGEHGKGFAVVATEVRKLAEQSNEAAGQITSLIEDVQSETTVTVNTMESNMEAINSQVDMIQKGGESLNRIVNNVKETESGVELIKQVLSTIKQNAQDVLTSVKEINDTIEISVAATEEAAASSEEQSATVEEIAQSANELAKMSEKLQAELATFKI; this comes from the coding sequence GTGAAACTCGCAGTTAAAGGAAAATTAACATTATTGTTTGTTTTGTTTTTTGTCATTGGAGTGTCGATTATTATTTCATATTCCGTTTATACGGTTAAAAAAGATGTGATGTTAGTCGCCTCTGAAAATTTAGTTGATGACTTACGGGTGGCAAAAGGCTTACTAGACCGTGAAATTCCAGGAGAATGGTCGATTCAAGATGGTGCGTTATATAAAGGAACAACATTGATGAATGATAATTTTTTGATTGTCGATGATGTTTCGGAATTAACAAACAATGCCGTCACGATATTTCAAGGAAATACACGGGTAGCGACAAGTGTACTTTTAGAGAACGGAGAGCGGGCTGTAGGAACACAAGTATCTCCAGAAGTGGAACAAAAGACGTTAACAGAAGGAGTAACATATCTAGGGGAAGCAACGGTTGTTGGAAGACAGCTTGTTACGATATATGAACCAATTACAGACAATAGTGGAGAAAGGATTGGCATGTTATTTGTTGGTCAATCAGCTGCCCCTTATTATCAAATGGTATCGCAATTTCAATTTACGGTTGTCCTGTTTGCGGTGATCTCCGTAGCTGTTATGGCAGTGATTACCTTCATTGTCATTCAACGTGGAGTAAGGCCATTAGTAAAAATTACTGAAATTGCAAAAGAAGTGGCAGATGGCAACCTTCAAGTAGAGCAATTATCGGTTCAATCAAAAGATGAAATTGGAGTACTCTCACAATCAATTAATCAAATGATAGATAATTTAAAACGATTAATATCAGAAGTTGTGTCAACATCAGAACAAACAGCAGCGACAGCTGAAGAGCTTGCAGCGAGTTCAGATGTAACAGGGGATATGAGCTCTCAAATTGCAAAAACAGTCAATGAACTAGCAGAAGCGTCTTCAAAACAATCCAATGAAGCTACTGCAATTTTAGAGAAAATGAATGTGACGATGGAAGAAGTCGGTAATGGGGATGCAATGGTACAAAAAACATTAGAGTGGGCTAAAGTTTCTTCAGGTGAAGCTGAAAGTGGCAATATCGCCATTAATGATGCGATTCAACATTTAGATAAAGTCACTCATACGATTGAATTTGCGACAGATTCTATTCAAAAATTAAGCAAGCGTTCAGAAGAAATTGGCGGCATTATAACTGTGATTTCAGATATTGCCAATCAAACGAACTTATTGGCTTTAAATGCGGCAATTGAAGCAGCAAGAGCAGGTGAACATGGCAAAGGGTTTGCTGTTGTTGCAACAGAAGTTCGAAAGCTAGCTGAGCAATCGAATGAAGCGGCTGGACAAATTACCAGTTTAATTGAAGATGTTCAATCTGAAACGACAGTAACGGTCAATACGATGGAATCCAATATGGAGGCAATTAACAGTCAAGTAGATATGATTCAAAAAGGTGGCGAATCATTAAATCGAATCGTGAACAATGTGAAGGAAACCGAATCAGGAGTAGAATTAATTAAACAAGTGTTATCAACGATTAAACAAAATGCTCAAGATGTACTCACATCTGTAAAGGAAATTAATGATACGATTGAAATTAGTGTGGCAGCGACGGAAGAAGCGGCAGCCTCTTCAGAAGAGCAAAGCGCAACTGTTGAAGAGATTGCTCAAAGTGCAAATGAATTAGCGAAAATGTCAGAAAAACTTCAAGCCGAATTAGCAACATTTAAAATATAG
- a CDS encoding STAS domain-containing protein, which yields MTTQKEMVEQKIVEHVQIYSLHGKIQYANSDEIKHKMLENVNEEVLEYIIDLRAVTVIDSTGMGILLTFLKAVEGKKMSLVLEDPFLLELLLIAKLNQVFAIYTTVEEAIAGKREE from the coding sequence ATGACAACTCAAAAAGAAATGGTAGAACAAAAAATAGTTGAACATGTTCAAATTTATTCATTACATGGAAAGATTCAATATGCAAATAGCGATGAAATCAAACATAAAATGCTAGAAAACGTAAACGAGGAAGTGTTGGAATATATTATTGATTTACGAGCAGTAACTGTAATCGATAGTACAGGAATGGGAATTTTACTTACTTTCTTGAAAGCAGTGGAAGGGAAAAAGATGTCGCTAGTACTCGAAGACCCCTTTTTATTGGAATTACTTTTAATCGCAAAGCTTAATCAAGTATTTGCTATCTATACAACCGTAGAAGAAGCAATAGCAGGAAAAAGGGAGGAATAA
- a CDS encoding ATP-binding protein, protein MVINFTLPCSIQSISYLDEVVPFVIEQSGEVTQHRFYFALHEILINSYESVQSQYGDQTEMNSLVVSIELNQEEVIGIVTDNGGGDIHQCQAIVNEKQIEETLFEDRGRGLLLVRELVDDVSFQKGNGDNVITTIRKRRT, encoded by the coding sequence ATGGTAATCAATTTTACTTTACCTTGCTCAATTCAATCCATCTCGTATTTAGATGAAGTTGTTCCGTTTGTGATTGAGCAATCTGGTGAGGTGACACAACACCGCTTTTACTTTGCTTTGCACGAAATATTAATAAATTCATACGAATCTGTTCAATCTCAATATGGGGATCAAACTGAAATGAATTCATTAGTCGTGTCAATTGAATTAAATCAAGAAGAAGTCATTGGTATCGTGACAGATAATGGTGGTGGAGATATTCACCAGTGTCAAGCGATTGTAAATGAAAAGCAAATCGAAGAGACGTTGTTTGAAGATAGAGGAAGAGGGTTGCTTTTAGTAAGAGAACTTGTTGATGATGTCTCGTTTCAAAAAGGAAATGGGGACAATGTTATTACAACGATAAGAAAACGGAGGACATAA
- the recQ gene encoding DNA helicase RecQ codes for MQTAEALLQRYFGYPSFRKGQKEIVDNILAKNNSLGIMPTGGGKSICYQIPSLLLPGTALVISPLISLMKDQVDALKQAGIPATYINSSLTQQEVDMRLYKMVSGDYKLVYVAPERLQDSYFQSLIEKMDISILAIDEAHCISQWGHDFRPSYMGISTFLSVLQPKPVILALTATATEQVQADICSYLQIEKHHTVVTGARRDNLHLQVAKGQDKLKYVLSYLKKNAHNSGIIYTSTRKQAETLYQKLFEKGFKVGKYHGGLNEAEREQAQDAFLRDDITVMVATNAFGMGIDKSNVRFVLHYNLSRTIEAYYQEAGRAGRDGENSECILLFSADDIRIQKFLIEQSEGSEERKSREYKKLQQMVDYCHTDGCLQQYIGRYFNDVFEECGKCSNCLEDSEVVDLTKEAQMVFSCVKRMNESFGKTLVAQVLTGSKNQKVTSLGFHRLSTYGLLQHWTSKNVAALIDFLVAEQYLEPTEGAYPTLRLTVQAVSVLKGEQQVFKKEKKTAVLQENSELFEQLRQWRKNIATAENVPPYVIFSDKTLREISKVIPLSEEEMLQISGVGEQKLRKYGEDLLLFLQPFAKEKEVIVEKKSEVKLRDTKTPSHHISFDRFQSGLTIEEIAKERECSIETVLTHMEKCAEEGLDVNLEQFISTEHIPLITEAINQVGAEKLKPIKDCLPEEVTYFEIRYVLNEKIKQQV; via the coding sequence ATGCAAACTGCAGAAGCTTTGTTACAACGGTATTTTGGTTACCCTTCTTTTCGAAAAGGTCAAAAAGAAATTGTAGACAATATACTAGCCAAAAACAATAGTCTTGGGATTATGCCGACTGGAGGTGGGAAATCCATTTGCTATCAAATTCCTTCACTATTACTGCCTGGTACAGCACTTGTCATTTCTCCCCTAATTTCGTTAATGAAAGACCAAGTGGATGCGTTGAAACAAGCGGGAATTCCAGCAACGTATATTAATAGCTCCTTGACGCAACAAGAAGTGGACATGCGTTTATATAAAATGGTAAGTGGGGACTACAAGCTTGTTTATGTCGCTCCAGAGCGTTTACAAGACTCGTATTTTCAGTCTTTAATTGAAAAAATGGATATTTCCATTTTAGCCATTGATGAAGCCCACTGTATTTCTCAATGGGGCCATGATTTTCGCCCAAGTTATATGGGGATTTCTACATTTCTTTCCGTTCTCCAACCGAAACCAGTTATTTTAGCTTTAACCGCAACAGCAACAGAACAAGTCCAAGCTGATATTTGTTCTTATTTACAAATTGAAAAACATCATACTGTCGTTACGGGAGCTAGACGAGATAATCTTCATTTGCAAGTTGCAAAGGGACAAGATAAGCTCAAATATGTCCTTTCTTACTTAAAGAAAAATGCCCATAATTCAGGCATTATTTATACATCGACACGCAAGCAGGCGGAAACATTGTATCAAAAATTGTTTGAAAAAGGATTTAAAGTAGGGAAATATCATGGTGGATTAAATGAAGCAGAGCGAGAGCAAGCTCAAGATGCTTTTCTCCGTGATGATATTACGGTTATGGTCGCAACGAATGCGTTTGGAATGGGCATTGATAAGTCAAATGTTCGCTTTGTTCTTCACTATAATTTATCGAGAACGATTGAAGCATATTATCAAGAAGCAGGCCGTGCTGGTCGAGACGGGGAAAATAGTGAATGTATTTTGCTTTTCTCTGCTGATGATATTCGCATTCAAAAGTTTCTCATTGAGCAATCAGAAGGAAGTGAAGAGCGAAAAAGCCGGGAGTATAAAAAACTCCAACAAATGGTTGATTACTGTCATACTGACGGATGCTTACAGCAATACATTGGTCGTTATTTCAACGATGTATTTGAAGAGTGTGGTAAATGCTCGAATTGCCTTGAGGATAGTGAAGTAGTTGATTTAACAAAAGAAGCTCAAATGGTCTTTTCTTGTGTGAAACGAATGAATGAATCATTTGGTAAAACACTTGTTGCCCAAGTATTAACAGGTTCAAAAAATCAAAAAGTGACATCATTAGGATTTCATCGTTTATCTACATATGGGTTACTCCAACATTGGACAAGTAAAAATGTGGCAGCGTTAATTGATTTTTTAGTTGCTGAGCAGTACTTAGAGCCTACAGAAGGAGCATATCCGACATTGCGATTAACGGTGCAAGCTGTGTCTGTCTTAAAAGGGGAACAGCAAGTATTTAAAAAAGAAAAGAAAACCGCTGTTTTGCAGGAAAATAGTGAGCTCTTTGAGCAATTACGACAATGGCGAAAAAACATTGCCACGGCTGAAAATGTGCCACCATACGTTATTTTCTCTGATAAAACGTTACGGGAAATTAGTAAAGTCATTCCTTTGTCTGAAGAGGAAATGTTGCAAATTAGTGGAGTGGGAGAGCAAAAATTAAGGAAATACGGGGAAGACCTCCTTTTATTTCTACAACCATTCGCAAAGGAAAAGGAAGTTATTGTTGAAAAGAAAAGTGAAGTAAAGCTTCGCGACACAAAAACACCAAGCCACCATATTAGTTTTGACCGTTTTCAAAGCGGGTTGACGATTGAGGAAATTGCAAAGGAACGAGAATGTTCAATCGAAACTGTTCTTACTCATATGGAAAAATGTGCTGAAGAAGGATTAGACGTTAATCTCGAGCAATTTATTTCAACCGAACATATCCCGTTAATTACAGAGGCGATTAATCAAGTAGGTGCAGAAAAGCTTAAGCCGATTAAAGACTGTTTACCAGAAGAAGTGACGTATTTTGAAATACGATATGTTCTGAACGAGAAGATAAAACAACAGGTTTAG